From a single Meles meles chromosome 21, mMelMel3.1 paternal haplotype, whole genome shotgun sequence genomic region:
- the MPV17L gene encoding mpv17-like protein isoform X1 encodes MAAWWPAMLRAVRRYPWPTNVLLYAALFSAGDALQQRLRGGPADWQQTRRVATVAVTFHANFNYVWLRLLERALPGRAPRTVLAKVLCDQAIGGPVAVSAFYAGMSILQEKDDIFLDLKQKFWNTYKSGLMYWPFVQLTNFGLVPVHWRTAYTGLCGFLWATFLCFSQQSGDGTFKSAFAFLHVKEASALERPPKE; translated from the exons ATGGCGGCTTGGTGGCCCGCGATGCTGCGAGCGGTCCGGCGCTACCCGTGGCCCACGAACGTGCTGCTCTACGCGGCGCTCTTCTCCGCCGGCGACGCGCTGCAGCAGCGGCTACGGGGCGGTCCGGCCGACTGGCAGCAGACGCGGCGCGTGGCCACCGTGGCCGTGACCTTCCACGCCAACTTCAACTACGTGTGGCTGCGCCTGCTGGAGCGCGCGCTGCCGGGCCGTGCGCCGCGCACCGTGCTGGCTAAGGTGCTGTGCGACCAGGCGATCGGCGGGCCCGTGGCCGTCTCGGCCTTCTATGCCG GTATGAGTATTCTCCAAGAAAAGGATGACATATTTTTGGACCtgaaacagaaattctggaatACGTACAAG AGCGGTCTGATGTACTGGCCTTTTGTGCAG CTGACCAACTTCGGCCTGGTTCCTGTTCACTGGAGGACGGCTTACACGGGACTCTGTGGTTTTCTGTGGGCCACCTTCCTTTGCTTTTCACAACAGAGTGGTGATGGCACCTTCAAGTCGGCTTTTGCCTTCCTTCATGTTAAGGAGGCCAGTGCACTTGAAAGGCCCCCCAAGGAATGA
- the MPV17L gene encoding mpv17-like protein isoform X2, producing the protein MAAWWPAMLRAVRRYPWPTNVLLYAALFSAGDALQQRLRGGPADWQQTRRVATVAVTFHANFNYVWLRLLERALPGRAPRTVLAKVLCDQAIGGPVAVSAFYAERSDVLAFCAADQLRPGSCSLEDGLHGTLWFSVGHLPLLFTTEW; encoded by the exons ATGGCGGCTTGGTGGCCCGCGATGCTGCGAGCGGTCCGGCGCTACCCGTGGCCCACGAACGTGCTGCTCTACGCGGCGCTCTTCTCCGCCGGCGACGCGCTGCAGCAGCGGCTACGGGGCGGTCCGGCCGACTGGCAGCAGACGCGGCGCGTGGCCACCGTGGCCGTGACCTTCCACGCCAACTTCAACTACGTGTGGCTGCGCCTGCTGGAGCGCGCGCTGCCGGGCCGTGCGCCGCGCACCGTGCTGGCTAAGGTGCTGTGCGACCAGGCGATCGGCGGGCCCGTGGCCGTCTCGGCCTTCTATGCCG AGCGGTCTGATGTACTGGCCTTTTGTGCAG CTGACCAACTTCGGCCTGGTTCCTGTTCACTGGAGGACGGCTTACACGGGACTCTGTGGTTTTCTGTGGGCCACCTTCCTTTGCTTTTCACAACAGAGTGGTGA